A section of the Pseudomonas sp. FP453 genome encodes:
- the infB gene encoding translation initiation factor IF-2 has translation MTQVTVKQLADEVKTPVERLLQQMREAGLPHTAADEGVSDSEKQSLLTHLKSSHKAKVEEPRKITLQRKTTSTLRVAGSKSISVEVRKKKVFVQRSPEEIEAERKRELEERRAVENAARQKAEEESKRRAEEEARRQPAAAQTAGTEAVAAPVEAVREAAPVAAAPAPAADARKRDEPRRPDKPRADDNNRRSGGGDGERKNAPHRASVKEKAPAPRVAPRTTDEESDGFRRGGRGKAKLKKRNAHGFQSPTGPVVREVKIGETITVGDLAQQMSVKAAEIIKFMFKLGTPATINQVLDQETAQLVAEELGHKVTLVSDTALEDSLAESLKFEGEAVSRAPVVTVMGHVDHGKTSLLDYIRRAKVAAGEAGGITQHIGAYHVETERGMVTFLDTPGHAAFTAMRARGAKATDIVILVVAADDGVMPQTIEAVQHAKAAGVPLVVAVNKIDKPGADLDRIRSELSVHGVTSEEWGGETPFVSVSAKMGTGVDELLEAVLLQAEVLELTATPSAPGRGVVVESRLDKGRGPVATVLVQDGTLRQGDMVLVGSNYGRVRAMLDENGKPIKEAGPAIPVEILGLDGTPDAGDEMSVVADEKKAREVALFRQGKFREVKLARAHAGKLENIFENMGQEEKKTLNIVLKSDVRGSLEALNGALNGLGNDEVQVRVVGGGVGGITESDANLALASNAVLFGFNVRADAGARKIVEQEGLDMRYYNVIYDIIEDVKKALTGMLGSDVRENILGIAEVRDVFRSPKFGAIAGCMVVEGTVYRNRPIRVLREDIVIFEGELESLRRFKDDASEVRAGMECGIGVKSYNDVKVGDKIEVFEKVQVARSL, from the coding sequence ATGACGCAAGTCACGGTGAAACAACTGGCCGATGAGGTCAAAACACCGGTAGAGCGCCTGTTGCAGCAGATGCGTGAGGCAGGTCTGCCGCACACCGCCGCCGATGAAGGTGTGAGCGATAGTGAGAAGCAGTCTTTGCTGACTCACTTGAAGAGCAGCCACAAGGCGAAAGTGGAAGAACCGCGCAAGATTACATTGCAGCGCAAAACCACCAGCACCCTGCGTGTTGCTGGTAGCAAGAGCATCAGCGTTGAAGTACGCAAGAAGAAAGTCTTCGTACAACGCAGCCCGGAAGAAATCGAAGCCGAGCGCAAGCGCGAACTGGAAGAACGTCGCGCAGTAGAAAATGCTGCTCGTCAGAAGGCTGAAGAAGAGTCCAAGCGTCGCGCCGAAGAAGAAGCGCGTCGCCAGCCTGCTGCTGCGCAAACTGCTGGTACTGAAGCGGTCGCTGCGCCTGTTGAAGCTGTGCGTGAGGCCGCTCCGGTTGCCGCTGCACCTGCTCCTGCAGCCGACGCTCGCAAGCGTGACGAACCTCGTCGCCCGGACAAACCACGTGCCGACGATAACAATCGTCGTAGCGGCGGTGGCGATGGCGAGCGCAAAAACGCTCCGCATCGTGCTTCGGTCAAAGAGAAAGCGCCTGCTCCACGCGTTGCCCCACGTACTACCGACGAAGAAAGCGATGGCTTCCGTCGTGGTGGTCGCGGCAAGGCCAAGCTGAAAAAACGCAACGCCCACGGTTTCCAGAGCCCAACCGGCCCTGTCGTGCGTGAAGTGAAGATCGGCGAGACCATCACTGTTGGCGATCTTGCCCAGCAGATGTCGGTCAAGGCAGCTGAAATCATCAAGTTCATGTTCAAGCTGGGCACTCCGGCCACCATCAACCAGGTACTGGATCAGGAAACTGCCCAACTGGTTGCTGAAGAGCTGGGCCACAAAGTGACCCTGGTCAGCGACACCGCCCTGGAAGATTCCCTGGCCGAGTCCCTGAAGTTTGAAGGTGAGGCAGTTTCCCGTGCGCCGGTCGTGACCGTAATGGGCCACGTTGACCACGGTAAGACTTCCCTGCTCGACTACATCCGTCGTGCCAAGGTTGCTGCTGGCGAAGCCGGCGGTATCACCCAGCACATCGGTGCGTACCACGTAGAAACCGAGCGCGGCATGGTCACCTTCCTCGACACCCCTGGTCACGCTGCGTTTACCGCAATGCGTGCCCGTGGTGCCAAGGCGACCGACATCGTGATCCTGGTCGTTGCAGCGGACGACGGCGTAATGCCGCAGACCATTGAAGCTGTCCAGCACGCCAAGGCTGCCGGTGTTCCACTGGTCGTTGCCGTGAACAAAATCGACAAGCCGGGCGCTGATCTCGATCGCATCCGTAGCGAACTGTCGGTTCACGGCGTGACGTCCGAAGAGTGGGGCGGCGAGACGCCATTCGTATCGGTCTCCGCGAAGATGGGTACCGGCGTTGACGAACTGCTCGAAGCCGTTCTGCTGCAAGCCGAAGTCCTGGAACTGACCGCTACCCCATCGGCCCCTGGTCGTGGTGTCGTGGTTGAGTCCCGTCTCGACAAGGGCCGTGGCCCGGTTGCGACCGTACTGGTTCAAGACGGTACCCTGCGCCAAGGCGACATGGTCCTGGTCGGTTCGAACTACGGCCGTGTACGTGCCATGCTCGACGAGAACGGCAAGCCAATCAAGGAAGCAGGTCCTGCTATCCCGGTCGAGATCCTCGGCCTGGACGGTACGCCGGACGCTGGCGACGAGATGAGCGTAGTGGCCGACGAGAAGAAAGCCCGTGAAGTGGCTCTGTTCCGTCAAGGCAAGTTCCGCGAAGTCAAGCTGGCCCGTGCTCACGCCGGCAAGCTGGAAAACATCTTCGAGAACATGGGCCAGGAAGAGAAGAAGACGCTTAATATCGTCCTCAAATCTGACGTACGTGGTTCCCTCGAAGCGTTGAACGGCGCCTTGAACGGCCTGGGTAACGACGAAGTGCAAGTGCGCGTTGTCGGTGGCGGTGTCGGTGGTATCACCGAGTCCGACGCCAACCTGGCACTGGCTTCCAACGCTGTACTGTTCGGCTTCAACGTGCGTGCCGATGCTGGCGCTCGCAAGATCGTCGAGCAGGAAGGCCTGGACATGCGTTACTACAACGTCATCTACGACATTATCGAAGACGTCAAGAAAGCCCTTACCGGCATGCTTGGCAGCGACGTCCGGGAGAACATCCTGGGTATCGCCGAAGTGCGTGATGTGTTCCGCTCGCCGAAATTCGGCGCGATCGCCGGTTGCATGGTTGTCGAAGGCACCGTGTACCGTAACCGTCCAATCCGTGTACTGCGTGAAGACATCGTTATCTTCGAAGGCGAGCTGGAATCCCTGCGCCGCTTCAAGGATGACGCTTCCGAAGTACGTGCCGGCATGGAATGCGGTATCGGCGTCAAGAGCTACAACGACGTCAAGGTTGGCGACAAGATCGAAGTCTTCGAGAAGGTTCAGGTTGCTCGCAGCCTCTAA
- the nusA gene encoding transcription termination factor NusA: MSKEVLLVVESVSNEKGVPASVIFEALELALATATKKRFEDEVDLRVEINRHTGAYETFRRWTVVEEDDLDDPAIETWPSKVAQTHPGAKVGDVVEEKIESIEFGRIAAQTAKQVIVQKVREAERAQVVDAYRERLGEIISGTVKKVTRDNVIVDLGNNAEALLAREDIISRETFRVGVRLRALLKEIRTENRGPQLILSRTAPEMLIELFRIEVPEIAEGLIEVMAASRDPGSRAKIAVRSKDKRIDPQGACIGMRGSRVQAVSGELGGERVDIVLWDDNPAQFVINAMSPAEVAAIIVDEDAHAMDIAVGADNLAQAIGRGGQNVRLASQLTGWTLNVMTESDIQAKQQAETGDILRNFIDELEVDEDLAQVLVDEGFTSLEEIAYVPLEEMLNIDGFDEDTVNELRARAKDRLLTKAIATEEKLADAHPAEDLLSLEGMDKDLAMELAVRGVITREDLAEQSIDDLLDIDGIDDDRAGKLIMAARAHWFE, translated from the coding sequence TTGAAGCGTTGGAGCTGGCCCTGGCCACTGCTACCAAAAAGCGTTTTGAAGACGAAGTTGATCTGCGTGTGGAAATCAACCGCCACACCGGTGCCTACGAGACTTTCCGTCGCTGGACGGTTGTCGAAGAGGACGATCTTGATGATCCGGCCATCGAAACCTGGCCAAGCAAGGTTGCGCAAACGCACCCTGGCGCCAAGGTCGGTGATGTTGTCGAAGAAAAGATCGAGTCCATCGAGTTCGGCCGCATTGCTGCACAGACTGCCAAGCAAGTCATCGTGCAAAAAGTCCGCGAAGCTGAGCGCGCGCAAGTCGTTGACGCTTATCGCGAGCGCCTGGGTGAAATCATCTCCGGCACCGTGAAAAAAGTGACCCGCGACAACGTGATCGTCGACCTGGGCAACAACGCCGAAGCGTTGCTGGCCCGTGAAGACATCATCTCTCGCGAAACCTTCCGTGTTGGCGTGCGTCTGCGTGCGCTGCTCAAGGAAATCCGCACCGAGAACCGCGGCCCTCAGTTGATCCTGTCGCGTACCGCGCCGGAAATGCTGATCGAGCTGTTCCGTATCGAAGTGCCGGAAATCGCCGAAGGCCTGATCGAAGTCATGGCTGCGTCCCGCGACCCGGGTTCGCGTGCCAAGATCGCGGTCCGTTCCAAGGACAAACGCATCGACCCGCAAGGCGCTTGCATTGGTATGCGCGGTTCGCGCGTCCAGGCAGTGTCGGGCGAATTGGGCGGTGAGCGTGTGGACATCGTCCTGTGGGACGACAACCCGGCGCAGTTCGTGATCAACGCCATGTCGCCGGCTGAAGTGGCGGCAATTATCGTTGACGAAGATGCCCATGCAATGGACATCGCCGTTGGCGCAGACAATCTGGCTCAGGCCATTGGTCGTGGTGGTCAGAACGTGCGTCTGGCCAGCCAACTGACTGGCTGGACCCTGAACGTGATGACCGAATCGGACATCCAGGCTAAGCAGCAAGCTGAAACCGGTGACATCCTGCGCAACTTCATCGACGAGCTGGAAGTCGACGAAGACCTGGCGCAGGTGCTGGTAGATGAAGGCTTCACCAGTCTGGAAGAGATTGCCTACGTACCGTTGGAAGAAATGCTCAACATCGACGGCTTTGACGAAGACACCGTCAACGAGCTTCGCGCTCGGGCCAAGGATCGTTTGTTGACTAAAGCCATCGCTACTGAGGAAAAGCTGGCAGACGCCCATCCGGCCGAAGACCTGCTCTCGCTTGAGGGTATGGACAAGGATTTGGCGATGGAACTGGCGGTGCGCGGCGTAATTACCCGCGAAGACCTGGCCGAGCAGTCTATTGACGATCTGCTCGACATCGACGGCATTGACGATGATCGTGCCGGCAAGTTGATCATGGCCGCCCGAGCCCATTGGTTCGAGTAA